A single window of Aspergillus oryzae RIB40 DNA, chromosome 8 DNA harbors:
- a CDS encoding uncharacterized protein (predicted protein), producing MTRYLSFLFLLILFGNSVFTAVIPKSYGSDDHEVTAEREDEPGNDLVLDDMWSLEDGSGSLNTRATDAADSSDEAALLDERQPLAPEDPSASKRDDTSSTDLPLSDTIVARAPEECRRALGTGVDSCKKSVQSGVANCKKKIQDDIAKCKVDAKGEIDRCKKKAKDPFSKARCESRRPKLMAQCESRRAKIPLCEKARPKVLLCCERMRPQFQALCAIPSFPVSVVRSRLQDAQQQCMKGFII from the coding sequence ATGACTagatatctttccttcctattccttctcatcctctttggCAACTCTGTCTTCACGGCGGTCATTCCAAAGTCCTATGGTTCTGACGATCATGAAGTCACTGCAGAACGCGAGGATGAGCCGGGGAATGACCTAGTCTTGGATGACATGTGGAGCCTTGAGGATGGTAGTGGAAGTCTCAACACTCGTGCCACCGACGCTGCCGATAGTTCAGATGAGGCAGCCCTTCTCGATGAGAGACAACCCCTAGCCCCTGAAGACCCGAGTGCGTCAAAACGTGATGACACAAGCTCAACGGATCTACCCTTGTCAGATACCATTGTGGCTCGAGCTCCTGAAGAATGCAGACGTGCGCTTGGCACGGGCGTTGACTCCTGTAAAAAGAGTGTGCAAAGTGGGGTCGCAAActgcaagaagaaaatccaaGACGACATTGCAAAATGCAAGGTCGATGCAAAAGGGGAAATTGATCGGtgcaaaaagaaagctaAGGACCCTTTTTCAAAGGCTCGCTGCGAGTCCCGACGGCCTAAGCTCATGGCCCAGTGTGAATCCCGAAGAGCAAAGATTCCGCTTTGTGAAAAAGCTCGCCCTAAGGTTCTTCTGTGCTGTGAACGCATGCGACCGCAATTCCAGGCTCTCTGTGCTATCCCATCGTTCCCGGTCTCAGTTGTCCGCTCTCGATTGCAGGATGCGCAACAGCAATGCATGAAGGGCTTTATTATCTAA
- a CDS encoding uncharacterized protein (predicted protein) — translation MRIIAVAGGTGSVGQTIVEALVAHGKHTVLILTRKVSRHTMGYGRRAKALETANVDTVICAFGMESDAISEAQVNLIRAADMSGSTKRFVVSGYDMLFKEEHIPMVPTAKWALAASHAVEESSLEYTRVVNGLFLDYYGLPHWRSHLKPWVNAVNVEGKWAVLPGDRASKVNFITSQDMARFVARLMDLSEWSPVSFIAGQTASFKDILRLAEEARGERFSVKNESLEDLRNGRISFPEFEETGLESTGRSTEYIFALFHYISGTGGYTISRDGTLDAQFPDIKITTAAEVIESSWRNP, via the exons ATGAGGATTATCGCAGTCGCAGGGGGGACTGGCAGTGTCGGCCAGACCATCGTGGAAGCCCTTGTGGCGCATGGCAAGCACACGGTTCTCATCCTCACGCGCAAGGTGAGTCGGCATACTATGGGTTACGGTCGCCGGG CAAAGGCTCTTGAGACCGCAAATGTTGACACTGTCATCTGTGCGTTCGGCATGGAATCCGATGCCATTAGCGAGGCCCAGGTAAACCTGATCCGTGCCGCAGACATGTCGGGGTCGACGAAGCGCTTTGTAGTGAGTGGGTACGATATGTTGTTTAAAGAGGA GCACATCCCCATGGTACCTACCGCAAAGTGGGCTTTGGCGGCGTCTCACGCCGTGGAGGAATCGAGTCTGGAATATACACGGGTGGTCAACGGGCTATTCCTGGACTATTATGGTCTTCCACACTGGAGAAGCCATCTCAAGCCATGGGTCAACGCTGTCAACGTGGAAGGGAAATGGGCCGTTCTTCCGGGTGATCGGGCTTCCAAGGTCAATTTCATCACTTCCCAAGACATGGCACGGTTCGTCGCAAGACTCATGGACCTATCGGAGTGGTCGCCTGTGAGTTTCATCGCCGGTCAGACTGCGTCCTTCAAGGATATTCTTCGATTAGCCGAAGAAGCGCGAG GTGAACGATTTTCCGTCAAAAATGAGAGCCTTGAAGACCTTCGAAACGGCCGCATATCTTTCCCTGAATTCGAGGAAACTGGGCTCGAAAGCACTGGACggtctacggagtacatctTCGCATTATTCCACTATATATCTGGCACTGGGGGATATACTATTTCCCGCGATGGTACTCTGGACGCTCAATTTCCCGATATCAAGATTACAACAGCGGCGGAAGTCATCGAATCTTCTTGGCGAAACCCGTGA
- a CDS encoding glutathione S-transferase family protein (predicted protein) produces the protein MTTPKITLYTNHRCPWAHRAHIALKELGLNYEEVIIDLTKPREPWYLDINPRGLVPSITYGEHIITESAVVAQFLADAHPSHLLPPSNSENGALQRARIAFFVDTFFSKVQPHFQTSLRASTTEERDAAAEALVAAIKSELEPQLPEGSDGKGPFFGGSEKLTLAEVLTGSFLLRILSFHRHGLLSEKLPSLLEDTPRFKRWAEATVQQDSVNYIWDEKVSADAIKAKLAALAKK, from the exons ATGACCACTCCAAAGATCACGCTGTATACCAACCACCGGTGTCCCTGGGCCCACCGTGCTCATATTGCCCTCAAAGAATTGGGACTGAACTACGAGGAAGTCATCATTGACCTGACCAAGCCACGAGAGCCATGGTATCTGGACATTAACCCG CGCGGCCTTGTCCCCTCGATCACCTACGGTGAGCACATCATCACGGAGTCTGCCGTTGTTGCCCAATTCCTGGCCGACGCCCATCCGTcgcacctccttcctccgtCCAACAGCGAGAACGGTGCCCTTCAACGCGCTCGTATCGCCTTCTTCGTCGAcaccttcttcagcaaggTCCAACCCCACTTCCAGACATCCTTGCGCGCCTCCACCACAGAGGAGCGGGACGCTGCCGCTGAGGCGCTCGTCGCTGCGATCAAATCGGAACTGGAGCCTCAGTTGCCGGAGGGTTCCGATGGCAAAGGTCCATTCTTTGGCGGTAGCGAGAAACTGACGTTGGCCGAGGTGCTGACCGGTTCATTCCTGCTGCGcattctctccttccacaGACATGGTTTGCTGAGTGAGAAGCTTCCTAGCTTGCTGGAGGACACGCCGCGGTTCAAGCGGTGGGCGGAAGCAACGGTGCAGCAGGACAGTGTAAACTATATCTGGGACGAGAAGGTATCGGCTGATGCGATCAAGGCCAAGCTGGCGGCGCTTGCCAAGAAGTGA